The Ruania halotolerans genome contains the following window.
CGAGACATAACATAATGAACAGAACATGTCGCACCTTTGTTAGTTTCAAGGAGTGACCTGCTCAGATGCGCGCGGCCACCGTGAACGTGCCGTGGCGCGGCCACTTTGACCTCAAGGAGAATCCATGACCAGCATCCGCGTGGCGATCGCGGGGGTGGGCAACTGCGCCGCTTCCCTCGTCCAAGGCGTGCATTTCTACGCCGGCGCCGATCCGCAGGGCACCGTTCCGGGGCTCATGCACGTCCAGTTCGGCCCCTATCACGTGCGGGATATCGAGTTCGTTGCAGCCTTCGACGTCGATGCCAAGAAGGTGGGTTTCGATCTGTCGGAGGCGATCGGAGCCAGCGAGAACAACACCATCCGGATCGCGGACGTGCCCCCACTGGGGGTGAGCGTCGAGCGCGGGCCGACCCTGGACGGCATCGGTAAGTACTACGCAGAGATGATCGAGGAATCCCCGGCCCCCGCCGTCGATGTGGCCCAGCGACTGCGGGAGGCCAAGGCGGACGTGCTGATCTGCTATCTGCCCGTGGGCTCGGAGGACGCTGCGAAGTTCTATGCTCAGGCCGCTCTGGATGCCGGAGTGGCATTTGTGAATGCGCTCCCGGTGTTCATCGCCTCAGATCCGGTGTGGGCGGCAAAGTTCACCGAGGCCGGTGTGCCGATCGTGGGCGACGACATCAAGTCACAGGTAGGCGCGACCATCACGCACCGGGTCCTGGCCCGGTTGTTCCAGGAGCGTGGCGTCGTGCTGGACCGTACCTATCAGCTCAACGTCGGCGGCAACATGGACTTCAAGAACATGCTGGAGCGCGAGCGCCTGGAATCGAAGAAGATCTCCAAGACGCAGTCCGTCACGTCGAACTTGAAGCACGATCTCGGCGCCCGGAACGTGCACATCGGTCCCTCGGACTACGTGCAGTGGCTGGACGACCGCAAGTGGGCCTACGTGCGGCTCGAGGGTCGCGCCTTCGGCGAGGTGCCGCTGAACCTGGAGTACAAACTCGAGGTATGGGACTCCCCGAACTCGGCCGGCATCATCATCGATGCGCTACGTGCCGCGAAGATCGCCAAGGATCGCGGCATCGGCGGGCCAGTACTGTCTGCCTCGGGGTACTTCATGAAGTCCCCGCCGGAGCAGTACGACGATGATCTGGGCCGCTCGAAGGTGGAGGAGTTCATCGCGGGCGAGTGATCGCCCCACCCGGCCATAGGGTCGAGTCCCTCGTCGACTGGGAGCGTTAACGCCCAGATCGGCGAGGGACTCGCTGTGTCAATGGAACTCGGACGACCTGTCAGGCGTTGTGCCAGCGAGCCAGTGAACAGGAGCCCTCCATGAAGTGTCCGACCGATGGTGCCACTCTCGTGATGAGCGAGCGCAGCGGTGTCGAGATCGACTACTGCCCCACGTGCCGCGGCGTCTGGCTGGACCGTGGCGAGCTGGACAAGATCATCGATCGCGTGGGCAGCACCCCTGGTTCACCACCTGCGCCCCCCACATCACCACCGCCTGCGCCGCCCACATCACCGCCGCCTGCTCCTGCTCCAGCGATCCCGGACCCGGTGTACGGAAGCCCATTCGACGACGGTCCCGCCCCAGGGCCGCCTCCAGGCGTGCCCGGCGGTGTGCCTGGGTACGGCGCTCCTGAGTACGGGATGCCCGGGTACGACCACCCTGGCTACCACCAGGATGACCGGCGCTACGACCGCCGTCGGGATCCTCGCCAACGCAAGCGCCGGGAGAGCTGGCTGGAGGACCTCTTCGACTTCGACTGAGCACCGCCCCGCCGGGCGTACGGCTGTGCTGCGTCGTGGTGCCGGGCGCCGCGTCGACGGCGGCCGTGTCGAGGACCGGACACCTTCGCCGCCGAGCGGGCGCCGGGCCTTACGGTAGGGGCCGACGGAGGGAGCACAGGTGCTGGCCTACGAGTATGGCGCCGATTCATCACTGCACCTACGGGAGAAGGACCTCCCGCAGGCCGCCGACGGCGAGGTGACGATTGACGTAGTGGCCGCAGGGATCTGCGGTACCGACCTGAAGATCGCTCGGGGTGAGCATCGCCTTTTCCCGGCCGGGACAGTGCGGGTACCTGGGCACGAATCGGTCGGTCGGATCCGGGAGAACCGGTCCGGGCGCGCCGATCTGGAGCCGGGCACGCCGGTGGCGATCGCACCGAACATCGCGTGCGGTCAGTGCCCGCCATGCCGCAAGGATCTGGGGCCGCTGTGCGAGGACTACACCTCGGTCGGGCTCACCTTCGACGGCGGATTCGCCGAGGTCGTGCGCGTCACCGCCCGCGGAGTCGCCGGAGGCAATGTGCTCCCGCTGCCGCCTGGGTTGGATATGGTCACCGCCGCGATGATCGAACCGGTCGCCGCCGTGGTGCGCGGACTGCGCCCACTGCGCCTGACCAGCGCGGACACGGTGCTGGTGTGCGGTGCGGGGCCGATCGGCCTGACGGCGGTGGTCCTCGCCAAGCAGGCCGGGGTGCGCCGCATCATCGTCAGCCAGACCTCAGCCGCCCGGCGTGAGCTGGCGCGGGAGTATGGCGCCGATGAGACCATCGATCCGCGAGCCGAGGACCTGGTGGAGAAGGTGTTCGAACTCACCGACGGCATCGGTGCCGAGGTGGTCATCGCCGCGACGCCGGTGCACCAGGTATTCACCGATGCGGTCCGCGCGGCCGCCAAGGGCGGCAGGGTGAACTTCTTCGCGGGCCTGCCCTCGGGCAAGGGTGAGGTGACCGTGGACGCGAACCTGATCCACTACCGCGAACTGTTGGTGACCGGGTCGACGGCGAACACCGCCGCGGACTGCGCGGAGGCCATGGCGATCGTGGCCAAGGCGCCCGAGGCCTTCGCCGCGCTGGTCACCCACCAGGTGCCGTTGCGGGAGGCAGACCGTGCCTTCGAGCTGGCCAAGTCTGGCGAGGCGTTGAAGGTCCTGCTCGAACCTCAGGCCTGACCGGCGTCAGGCCCGGTGCGCCGGTCCGCTGCCCGCGCGCGCGGGATCTGCCTGGTTCCCTGCCCGTGGCTCGGTCTCCGGATCGGCGGTGCGACGCGGCCAGAACGCCCAGGTGACGAGGGTGGCCGCTGCCAGGGTCAGGGATCCGAGCACCACGGGATCCTGGAACCGGACGATCACCGAGGCCACATGGGGCACCGAACCCAGCACGAGCCGAACCTGGGAGACGGTGTACGGCGCCGGGTCCGGGTCCGCATTGGCGTCACCCTGCATGGTGAAGGTCACCTGTTCGCCGTCGGCGTCGAGCACCTCGGTGACCCGGTGCGTCACCGGCAGCCCCTCCGCGCGATCCACGGTGACGACGTCCCCCACCTCGATCTCGGTGGCGGGAATCTCGCGCACCAGGGCCACCGAGCCGGCCGGGATGGCCGGCGACATGGAGCCGGTGGAGAACATGATCAGCGAGATGTTCAGGGTGAAGGCGAGGATCACCAGGACGATGCACAGGGCACCGGCCGCGGCGAGCACAGTGAGCAGCGCATCGCCGGCGCGGGACCATCCGCTACGGCGGGCGGCGCGAGTTCGAAGGGTGTGCTCAGCCACGATCGGTCCCTAGTTCCACGAGCAGGATCCGATCAGGGTGATGCCCAGGGCGCCGACCGTTGTCGTCACAGTTGCCGTACGCCAAACGCTCTGCCAGCTGCCCGAGACAGTCCGGATACGGAACGTGTAGCTCTCGAACAGGGACACCAGCCCAGTCGCGTTCACCACGTGTTCGACCACGGTGCTGAGGTGGGTCCCCGAACGGACGGTGGCACCAGTAGCGTTCCGCACCAACTGCCACTCATAGCTATAACTGCTGGGCGGGGTGGCCGGGGTCAACCACCTCAGGGTGGCCGAACCGGCCAGTGCCGCGACCGAGCACCCGTTCGCGCGCGGTGGATTCAACGTCGAGGCCAGGACGGTGGCACGGGCGTACTCGCTGTCCGTCCACGCCGCCGTGGTCGGCTGAGCGCCTCCCGCGGCGATCGCACCCGCCACAAGAGCCAGACCCCCGCCCGCAGCGGCGAGCCGCGTGCGGAGGGTGCGGGGCGCCGTCATGAGGGCCCGCCAACCGTGCCGGAGCGGGAGCCGGAACGGCGCGCGCTGCGCAGGGCCGAACCCAGCAGCACCAGCACTCCGGCCACCAGCAGCACGAGGAAAGAGACCACCACACCGGTCGACGGCAGGTCCGCACCAGAGCCGCCGTCGGAAACCGGGCCGCCTGCGCCAGGTCCGTCTGCACCAGGCCCGCCTGCGCCCGGTTCTCCTGCACCAGGGCCACCGGCGGAGACGTCCTCGCCGTGCCCGTTCGCAGTGAAGGTCAACAACGTGCTCGCTTCCGGGTCGGGCGTGACCAGTTCGGTGCTGATCCGGTACCAGACCGCGTCCGCCGCGGGCTGGGTGCCGAGCTCGATAGTTCCCGCGTGCACCACGGTGGGCGCCAACAGCTGCTCGCCACAGTCCACACCCTCACCGGTGCACGCGCTCACCTGCACCCGAAAGGCGTCGTCCGGCTCGTCGGAGGTCAGGGAGAGGTCGATCTCGCCGTCGGATCTGCTGGCGCTCACCTGCACGTCCCAGGCGACCGGCTCCCCCGGGTCCATCGACTGCATCGCGTCGCGGTCCTGCACCGAGACCAGCCGGAGCACCTGGCCGGTGATGACCTCGCGCACCGGCGCCTGTGCGGCGGCGGCGCTCGCGGAGAGGCCGATCAGACCCACCCCGAGCAACACGGCGATCATCCGGAGCCCCTTCATAGCGACGTCGCGAGGAACTGCCAGGTCATGGTGGTGGTCTGGCCCTGCACGGTGGTGGGCGCCGTGGTGAGCATCGAGATGCGCACGCAGTAGGACACCTCATTGGCAGCTGCAGCGTCCAGTGGCCGTGAGTTCGCCGCCACAGCGGCCGTCAGGGCCGTCTCATTGCCCACGATCACCGGTGCCGAGGCATTGGAGAACAGTGCGGCGTCACAGGCCGAGCCTGCGGGGATCACCCGTACGGCATAGCGAAGCGCATCCGCGAGCGTGCTCGAGCCACCGACCACCGGAGTCTGCATGCCCACTGTGCCGCCGGTCGTGCTGGCCGCCGTGGTGCGCACCGAGAACTGCATGAACCCGGCATCGCCGGGCGAGAGCGCCGGCAGTGCCGGTGAGAACGCGAGAGTGGCCGCTTCGCCGCTGGTGGCGTGCTCGGCATAGGTGCCACCGTTGACGCTTCCCTCGATTCCGAAGGTGCTCGCAGTGACCGTACCGGAGGCGAACTCGCTGTCGTTCCAGGCCGCCACCGTGGCAGCGGCCCCGAATCCGAGCACGAGACCGCCGGCCAGCAGGGCGCGCACGCGCAACCAGGTCCGGCGTCCGCCCGCGCCGGAACCACCACGGCGCAAACCACCACGGTGCGAACCGCCACGGGCACGATTCGCCCGACGGCGGCCGCTCCCGTGCCGGCCCGCTCCCTCATCCGCAGCGGTCATGGCCGCATCCCTCACTCGGAGGTCGCGGTGAACTGCCAGACAGCCGTGGTCTGGCCACCCTGCTCGAGGTCAGCGCCAGCCGTCACGATCGTGCACAGCTGGGTCGCCACACCCGGGTCAGTGGTGGGATCGCCCACCGGCAACGCCACGGAACCCCCGGTCACGGCCGTATCGTCCGCAAGAGTCGCAGCAGAGCCGAGCTCGACGCCCGAGGTGGCAGTTTCGTCGCATGCAGCACCCGGAGCGATCGCATACACGGCGTAACTCAGGTTCGCCGAGTTGCCGGCAAGGTCATCGGTGGAGTCGACCGCAACAAGTGCGAGATTCGCAGGGCTGGTGGTGTCGGCTGCCAATCGAACCCAGAATGGCGCGTAGACCACATCCTCCGGGGCAAGGTTGTCGAAAGGCGCGGTGAAAGTCAGTGCCGCGGCACCATCGGCGGATTCATGATCGGTAAAACCGGTGGTGGCGCTGGTGGTCGATCCCTGCAGATTGAAGGATCCGGCGCCGAACAGACCCGAGGTGAACTCACTGTCATTCCAGGCGGCGAGCGTGACTGCGGCTCCCACCCCGAGGACGACGCCACCGGCGAGGATGGCGCGGATCTTACGACTGCGCTGTGGGCGCGACTGAATGGTGCTCATGCTGATGTATCCCCTCGTTACGTTCAGTCGCAGGACGCGACCGAATACACCGGTCAACGGCCCTTGCCCCATTCCCCGATGCCCGGCCGTGCTCCGTGATCGAAGAGTAGGTCCCGTTGCACAGCCGCACAAGGTGTATGCGACAACGTTTGCGTCACATCTCATTCGGCTGCTGGCGGGCCGGAACGGCCCCAGCCTCCCTTTCCCGCGAACAACGGCGCCCGCCCCCAG
Protein-coding sequences here:
- a CDS encoding inositol-3-phosphate synthase; the protein is MTSIRVAIAGVGNCAASLVQGVHFYAGADPQGTVPGLMHVQFGPYHVRDIEFVAAFDVDAKKVGFDLSEAIGASENNTIRIADVPPLGVSVERGPTLDGIGKYYAEMIEESPAPAVDVAQRLREAKADVLICYLPVGSEDAAKFYAQAALDAGVAFVNALPVFIASDPVWAAKFTEAGVPIVGDDIKSQVGATITHRVLARLFQERGVVLDRTYQLNVGGNMDFKNMLERERLESKKISKTQSVTSNLKHDLGARNVHIGPSDYVQWLDDRKWAYVRLEGRAFGEVPLNLEYKLEVWDSPNSAGIIIDALRAAKIAKDRGIGGPVLSASGYFMKSPPEQYDDDLGRSKVEEFIAGE
- a CDS encoding zf-TFIIB domain-containing protein, whose protein sequence is MKCPTDGATLVMSERSGVEIDYCPTCRGVWLDRGELDKIIDRVGSTPGSPPAPPTSPPPAPPTSPPPAPAPAIPDPVYGSPFDDGPAPGPPPGVPGGVPGYGAPEYGMPGYDHPGYHQDDRRYDRRRDPRQRKRRESWLEDLFDFD
- a CDS encoding zinc-binding dehydrogenase, which gives rise to MLAYEYGADSSLHLREKDLPQAADGEVTIDVVAAGICGTDLKIARGEHRLFPAGTVRVPGHESVGRIRENRSGRADLEPGTPVAIAPNIACGQCPPCRKDLGPLCEDYTSVGLTFDGGFAEVVRVTARGVAGGNVLPLPPGLDMVTAAMIEPVAAVVRGLRPLRLTSADTVLVCGAGPIGLTAVVLAKQAGVRRIIVSQTSAARRELAREYGADETIDPRAEDLVEKVFELTDGIGAEVVIAATPVHQVFTDAVRAAAKGGRVNFFAGLPSGKGEVTVDANLIHYRELLVTGSTANTAADCAEAMAIVAKAPEAFAALVTHQVPLREADRAFELAKSGEALKVLLEPQA
- a CDS encoding signal peptidase I — its product is MAEHTLRTRAARRSGWSRAGDALLTVLAAAGALCIVLVILAFTLNISLIMFSTGSMSPAIPAGSVALVREIPATEIEVGDVVTVDRAEGLPVTHRVTEVLDADGEQVTFTMQGDANADPDPAPYTVSQVRLVLGSVPHVASVIVRFQDPVVLGSLTLAAATLVTWAFWPRRTADPETEPRAGNQADPARAGSGPAHRA
- a CDS encoding SipW-dependent-type signal peptide-containing protein, which encodes MTAADEGAGRHGSGRRRANRARGGSHRGGLRRGGSGAGGRRTWLRVRALLAGGLVLGFGAAATVAAWNDSEFASGTVTASTFGIEGSVNGGTYAEHATSGEAATLAFSPALPALSPGDAGFMQFSVRTTAASTTGGTVGMQTPVVGGSSTLADALRYAVRVIPAGSACDAALFSNASAPVIVGNETALTAAVAANSRPLDAAAANEVSYCVRISMLTTAPTTVQGQTTTMTWQFLATSL
- a CDS encoding SipW-dependent-type signal peptide-containing protein, encoding MSTIQSRPQRSRKIRAILAGGVVLGVGAAVTLAAWNDSEFTSGLFGAGSFNLQGSTTSATTGFTDHESADGAAALTFTAPFDNLAPEDVVYAPFWVRLAADTTSPANLALVAVDSTDDLAGNSANLSYAVYAIAPGAACDETATSGVELGSAATLADDTAVTGGSVALPVGDPTTDPGVATQLCTIVTAGADLEQGGQTTAVWQFTATSE